The Haliaeetus albicilla chromosome 11, bHalAlb1.1, whole genome shotgun sequence sequence AAGATAACTTTTATCTGTGGTAGTAATTTTTCATGCCTTACTTCGTATGTGGAGTTACCTCAAGTTGATTGAAGAAAAACACCAGAAAAGCCAGAAGTCCTTTAAATAGTTTGTTTACCAACAGAAAGCacaacagagacagaaaagaaacaacagtcATCTTTACCAAAAGCCTGCACAGAAAACTGCATGGTATCTTTTGAATTACAGTAAACTGGCCCCCATCCAAGGAATAACTACAAGTCATCTTAAACAAACATAGTATGAGGAGGACTAGAGGGCTGCAATCCTTAAATTGCATTTGAGGTTTTCAATACATTTGCAGAATTAATCTTTTTGTTTAGGAAAGGCAAATGCTCAGTACAATTACACTGTTCTATATCAAGGACAAAAGCAATTAATGCAAGCAAAAAGTTACCTTTACAGCTGCTGTCACTGCAGCAGTTGCTGCCAAATTCAACCCTTGCCTTCCAAAATTCACCATGGTCTCATAGCCTCTTTCTTTGGCTTGTACGATGTACTCGTCAATCTCCTAAAAGCAAAACATACTTAAATTTTAGAGGGCTGTGCATAAAAGTGACATTACCCCACAGTATTATTTTTCCACCAATAAAGGAAGACGGAAGAaatctttaagaaaatatttaatgggACAATTTCTCTTGCCATCATATACTGATGTTCCATTCACTTACACTCTCTCATTTAAAAAAGGATTATGTCCGGTCAAACAAGAAGATAAAATAGATCACTTTTGTCCAGCTCAAACATTGCAGCTACATAGCAAGTTCCTTACAGAGAGTAAGCTTAACTTGTCAGACAAAAGTTGCTCAAGAAATAACATGCTTAAGATGAAATCCGAGAGCTCCTTAGAAAGGTAGAGTCAGCTCACAAAGAACTTCTAAAGCCAGAGCTTTGACATAGTCAAGCACCAAGGACAATACAGTCATGACATTTATCCCCAGCTGTGGTAAATGCCTGGAGTTGGAGATAAAGGCTTCAAGGTAGTTCACAACAGCTAACAGACTACAGGGAAAAAGCCCTTTAGCTTATAGAAGTTGCAAACGATTTACAGTTCAACCTTCAGAAGGTCAAGATGACCTTACTGTTCACGTCAGTGGACATGATGTCAGCTACCTGTTTTGCCTAATAAAGGCCAAGCCCAGCACTGACCTTTATGAATGCTATTTTCTGTACTGTgagttttttttcagtggtagTCTTCACACCTTTGCTAATCACTCTTTCCACACATCCAAACAGGATACTGAAAAAGAGCTAAGCAGATCTGTGGTCCTGTCATACTTTAGCTAAAGCTAAATATCCTTTAGCTATTTTCTGTTTGGGTGTTTCCTGTTGCAGACTGGTCTTCCCTTAAACCTCAGCAGAAAGTCTCTCCTCTTATCCTGTCAGTTTGCACATCAGGAAAGTCATTGATGTCATTCGTCCTGAGAAGTTTTATTACTAAGTTAAGCTAGAAAAAATGGTAACATGAAGAGCTGTTGCTGAAACTGCATTCATGCTTCTGCACAGAGTACTGCACATGTTCTTCCAGTAGAAAGTCAAACTGCATGACTTCCACTCAACTGGACTCCACAGAGTGCACTCCTTAAGTAGACCAGAGAACACCAAGCTATCTCATCGCAATAGAAAGTAGTGCATTGTCTGCTCATATAAGTTAAACGGAACCATATATATGGACAGTCATATGCACTTGCCTCTGGAGTCCAAGTTCATGCTGACTGGTAAACCAGTAACTGCTTTTATCATGTATCTAGCAACAGTTAGTATTTCAGCACATGGTATTTCCCTATTAGGtattaaaaacataagaaattatttcttaccCTTTCTTTAGAAGAAAGAAGCGGGTGGAGAAATTTTCTGTAGATTAAACTTGCCCCTCTAGTATATGGGGAAAGGAGCCAAATAACAAAAGCTATCTTCAGTTCATAGTAGAGTGGAAACCTACAGACAAGTTAAAGGTTGCATGAAATCAAcaactgcaggaagaaaatgcacAGTAACTAACCATCATTAAGACCTCTCTTCAAATAACACAATTACATATTAGCATACAGGATTCTTCACTTACAAGAAGTTGTATTAGACAAAAATTGAACAAGTTAGACCtatggatttattttaattgactGTACTGTCATTTAACAAATTGAAACAGTTAATATACTTGCTTTGCATTATACATTCCTGCAGAGAAATTATAGTTCATCGCTTTAAGAGTTCCATTCCCCTATTCAGTTTCTACCACAAAAGTTCAAGTTTTACAGTCCCTACTCCCAGTGACAGTGTACAGCAAGCTTGAAACCAGATGTTATTCCTCACATACACTGAGatcttttcctgaaagaaaagggCTATCAGCAAGCACAACTTCTTTATAAAGAATTACATCTTTACAAATCAAAGAACATCAGAAACAAATACAGTTTCCTTCAGAGATCATAAAAAGCAGGGTCTTACCAAGAGACTGTTAGGTCAGTTATTGTTTCAGTAACTGTATAAAGAGCAAACACAATCCAATACATCATCCAGCGaacctgaaaattaaaacaccATCTTCAGCAAGAATTTTGATTTCACCTTTACACAGAATACACTGTACACCGTACAGTCAGTTCAGAGCTGTCAAAGCAATACACTCAACAGTACCTCAAGTCTGCCTCAACTAGGTTTCATGTGAAACTATATCAAGGTTCTAagggttttttctgttcataAGTAGAACTGGTGGCAGCTGCAACAAGGTAAGTGAAATGGCTGGGTCACCAGAGTCACAACCTCACCTAGGCTGGCTTCACAGATTTGATTCTGCCTCTAGAAAGCTTTagtgataagaaaaaaaacactgcaaagagTCAGCAGATTATCATAAGCATGAAGTGCAATTCCCACTCTAGCACTAAAGAATATTTCATTCTCTTCCACACTCATCCATATGTTTataccacacacacaaaagtcaGCATTAGTAAGTCAGGTAGCccttgctttcatttcacaaCATACGTTATTCAGCTATACTTTGCAGTTAAGTTCTAATTTAATTCTATTTATATGCCAAGAACCACAAAATTCTTGTGAATAAGAGAGCTCACATGTAAGCATCTTAATGCTTCAGGGGTTTACGTCTatctactttttgttttgtttaagatTTACACTATACATCATTGTTTTGAAATCAGACAATGCTCTTAAAATACAGGTTAACTAAATTGCTCATTTTTCTTGAGCATTTGTTCAAATTTGGTTGTCTAAACTGATTACATCTTTTAGAATAACTATTATAGAAGTAGTTCCATGCATTTGTCTTCTCTAAGATATCAGTGGCCAAATGCAATATATTTCCAAAATAGGTCAGTGCAAATCACCACTGGTCATTCATACTAACGCAATGCCCACGTTCTTTAAATTCCAACGCTATCTAtgctagaaaaaaaccaaaacagcttaaaaaaaaaagacagaaaagagaagaaaagcatcaCCCAAAACCACATGCAGTAACCTCATTTCATTTGCGATATACAGACTACTAACTCTTCCAGTATACCCACAAAGCATTAACACCACATTTGTTAGACACTAGCGCGAGTCCTAAATTCATGATACCCTCTTTCAAAAGGAGCAATATATATGCATTCCTATGGAGGATGTAGCTCAGATTTAATCTTCACTTttaaagcaatctttttttGAAGTGGACTTAAATAAGTACTCAAAAACTAATGCTATACTGCTGCCTATAAAACCACTCCCTTTGTCACAACTTGAGACCCTTAAACGCCTTTCTGCATTTCAATTTGAAGAGAAACTCAGTCATGTGATGACATTCTTCAATCTCTGAGGATTTAGATTATTTCAGGCTTGAATAAACTAAGACAAACACAACAGCTAAAGTTATCTCTGACAGGCCATGTGACATTTAGACTGGTGACCCTTCCATGAACCAGAGTCAACacctgaataaaaataaaatcaacatcCACCCTTGCCCCATCAACCTAAGCATGATGCAATGCAATTTTTAAGATGCCATGcaagacaatttttttccaatgtaTTTCATCCAGGCTATTCATTCTTTAATCAACATCTATTTTTCCAATTAAGAACAACAGTAGAAGTAGAGTTTCTCTTGAGCTGCTAGGAACAGTAAGAAATGCTCTGCAGAAGGGCACATGAAATCTGCCAGGAGTCCTGCTGAGGTCTGGGCAAAGATTCTCAAAAACACAAGTCAAATCATATTCTAACACAACTAATGCATTAGGTACCAAAAGTATCCTTGACAAATGAATCTGAGTGATTACAGTGGTTTTCATACCAGAAACAAAAATAGCCACACCCCAGGGAAAAACAGGTCATAATTGACACTGCCCAGAAGAATATCATCTACTTAATTCTTAAAGATGAAGTTACAGAAGCTTTGattgagttttgctttttatgttaAAAGGGTGAttacagatttgttttgttgaggtttttttctaccATCCTAGTGTTAAGCTCATCTCTGTTGGCTTTGGCTGAAGCACATCTTTTCAAGTCAGGATTCTGAAGCCAGGATTTGAGAAGACTGATCATTCAGACTTATAAACTACATTTCAGATGCTTATTACAAGCAACATCTTTGGTGTAACACAGTGAAAAAACTCCTCAAAGATCTTAGTCAACTCCATTAAACCAGAGTAATTACAAGAACAAATAAATCTCCTCAAAGGCACAGATCCTAATTTCTAGAACTAAAGCCTATAAGTCTTTTAAATtaccaaaaccagcagcaacaCTTCCCCCCACCAAAATAATCTTTCAACAATTCGATGCATTGTGACCTACACAGCAAGTCAGGATATCCATactttttgtttagtttttttttactggtggAAGCAGTGGCTAAGTAAAAAATTTCACTGTAACAAAGCTCTTGCAATccagcaaacaaaaacaaatggtTCCTGAGCCACACATAACCCTGGAAAGGAAACTGTGCTTGGGCCATAACATGACTGGCAGCAGAGGTGTGCCATTTGGAAGGCTGCAGTTAAACCTACACCCTCTCCGTGAAAGAAAATGACCCAGCTGGGAAGATGAAAACCATGGATCATCCCTAAGATCTATCTGGACGCTCAACCCAACCAGCAATGGAGTGGCAATTCACTGATAAGTCAATGTCATTCCTTGCCCATAAAAAAGTCACTGTGATGGGTCTCATTCATTTCAGCCCCATGAACATTTTGTATGCAACTGCAAGTTCAGGGACTGCTCAGAGACCACAGGTACCTGTGAAAAGCAGTGTTTTAACactaaatgaaaatacacaggTGGAAGAATATAGTTCCAGGCCCACTAAAGGTCTTGTGTAAATGGCAGGCATCTCTAAAAAAGGATGCCCAAGAAAGACAGCTCAGTCATAGCTAACTGGACAACTGAGGTAAGAGTCAAAATCTCAGCATTCTACAAACATTACTTTTCCTAGAAAACACATTGCAAGAGGCAATGGTAGCTTCTTAAATTAAAGTGATTTCTTGTATTAGAGTTTGAAACTGCTACCCTCTACTTAGCCTCTGGATCCCTTTTGAGCTTAGCTCTAGCAGGACAAATAAGCTCTAATCAGCTTGTGTACAGACACCAGAAGTATACGATGTCCGCTTCGGAGCCTTGATGGAGCAATCAGATTAAATGCAAGATATACAAAGGGAGGAACGACCACTACTGCATTCTACTACTACAACCAAGTACAACGCAGAGACATCACACATCCAGACAGCAGCATTAGGTCACAGCTATGGCTGCCAAGTTAAAGTAACTGCTGGCACTGACTCCATCCTGAGTCAGGCAGCCAAGTTAAGAACAAGGTTCAGGAGAGAATACAGGTTAGCTGCTGAAATCAAGTTAGGCTGCCTCTTAAAGCCAGGAAGTAACTCAGTGACCAAAGCTCCTTGTGACTGCAACTGGGTAACATTTTTGTTGAAATCGTCATGGCTCACACTGAAAAGTAAGTAATTTCACAGATTAATTCTAAACTGCAGTAACTACAATAACTGTggttttttctgtcttactCTCCTGTCTGTTCTGCTTCTTTCCTCCACATCACCaaatcttttccttccctggtTACATTTTTTTCCGCCTCTTTGAGGAATGATAGATTAACCAGAGCTACCCTTTTCTCAGGTAGATTTTAAATCCCCTGTTGAGCTCCATACAATAATTAAACTGCTGCTACTGTTCATGTTGTCACTGAGAATCAATTTGTCATTGCTTATGCTACAGGTGTTGGCAGAATTAGGAAACCTTTTTTCTACCCCCTGCCCAAAGTGCATTATTTTGGGCAATTTGCTGAAATGAAGCCAACACTTTaaggtttatgtttaaaaatccTCCTAAAAATATCTGTATACAGCATAGTGTGTTGGACACGTTTCAGCAAAGTCTATGAACAGTCTCAGAAACCTTAATTTCAGCCCTCCAGACAGAATCACAGGATTACCACTAGATTCACACAGGTATTGTATCTAATACCAAGATAGTCGAATCAAGCTTTCATATGATTTATTGCACTGCATAATGAAAATTTCACAGTTCTATGTCAGCAGAGGCATTTAATTAAGCAATTAAAAGGAATGCAACTTACATATTCCTTCACATTTTTTGTCTTCACAGCTTTGTATGAGTAGTATGCAGGATACAGCATCCCAAACACCAGCctattggaaaataaaaagacctTTCAGCATCTCTTATACTGTATGTAACAAAACAGTGACAATACACTGTTAGAGCAATGCAGCCAACTTTATAAACAAATCCCATTCTctagcttgaaaaaaaaaaaatcacagcattaTAGGTTGCTTGGAGGAAGTTTAACAATACACAAAAATAGAGCAACATGAACAGAAAAGGCTGTATGCCCTGAAGACAACGAACAGTTGTGTAAGACTGCCTCTAACAGAGAATGTAAAACTAGGAGCTCTTCTGGTTCAGCTACAAGTAAAACCAGTCCTGCAGTCTGTCCATACCAAAAGACTGTTTCCTCCACAGTGACAGTGCTATCACACTTAAAGAGCCTCTAACAACTATCAGTAGATATTCAGAATCATCTACTCTTATCAGATTACCAGAAGATTcttcaaaagcaattttaagaCAACAAGATGAGTTACATAATTTCATCTCCTTTTGCTAGAACTCTGCAACAGCAACACACGGAAATGGAGGCAAGTGGGAATTAATCCAGTGTTGCTCAGACAGCCAACCTGCTAAAATTCATCAAAAGTAAGGTGCAGAACAGGGTGAGAGGGTGCCAAGCTGAGAGcaggatcagaaaaaaaaaagatctgctCTAACACAACTCTGTTACAACACAGCATTTTCTAGTAAGTCTTGGCCACAAACTAGTGGAACAGTTCTTTATGAGAAATTGAGCAGCAGTAGTCGCCATCTTCTTGAGAAATGCAAGAGCTCCATACTTTTATTTCACCAGCTTGTTAACACTTTGTAAAGTCAAGCAATTGCCTGCCCTTAGTTCCAGCTGGTCTAAAGCAGCAATTACAGACAAGTCTGGCTACATCTCTGCAGCAtcactgttttgggtttgtgtggtggggttttggtagtgggggaaggggctgcaggggtggctcctgtgagaagctgctggaagcttcgccggctccaagttggacccgcggctggcccaggccgagcccgtcagcgatggtggtagcgcctctgggagaacagatttaagaggggaaacctgcagtgagtagggggattggaatgtgagaggaacccctgtgcagatactgaggtcagtgaagaaggacggggaggggaggagatgtgccggaggaggggctgcccccgcagcccgtggtgaggcagcaggctgtcccctgcagcccatggaggggagcgggggagcagatgcccacctgcagcccggggagagaggagcccacgctggagcagggggatgcccccgaagatggccgtgactccatgggaaagcctgtgctggagcagtctgtgagtgaaggactgcagcccgtgggaaggactcacattggagacatttgtggaggactgtctcccatgggagggaccccacgctggagcaggggaagagtgaggagtcctccccctgaggaggaaggagcggcagagacaacgtgtgatgaactgaccccaacccccattccccatccccctgcgctgctagGGGGGTTAGGTAGAtaatttgggagtgaagctgtgcccaggaagaagggaggtgtggggggaaggtgttttaggatttggttttacttcccattatccttgttttgatttgactggtagtaaattaaattgattttgttttttccccaagttgagcctgtcttttgcccgtgaccataattggtgagtgatccctccctgtccttgtctcaacccacgagtgcttctttttattttctcatcatCATCCCACCGGGGACAGGGGAAAGACAGTGAGCAAGTGGCTTCGTgctgctttgttaccagctggtCTCAAACCACAACAACCACTTAAAACTTGCTCAGGACAGTTATGTGGGAGAAACATACACTTGTAGGTATATCCAGAGAGATATCTTCTACGAAAGTTCAGAACTCTTAAGTAATTTAACTTCTCACAGGCAAAGGAAGATGCAtcataggctttttttttttttttttaagtaagaatcCACCTGGGACACAGATCTGGCATGTAAGACTTCAACTCAAATGGTTGAAGTTTACCAAAGTAAATAATCAACTAAAATTTAAGGTTTTAAAAGTTGTGTCAGGTAGCTTTAAATAAGTGGTTCTACCTACAGAGCCACTGCACAAGACTGCATGACACTACCAAGCCTTGCTTTACTGTTAGACCCAGGAAAGAATTCTAAGAACTTGTAGcccaatttacttttttttaagcaactaGTCCAAGAGTCTTCATCTTCTATAAGATGTTATTTGCAGACTACCACAGAACTTTCCTAGTATACAAGGCATCAATATAAGTTCGAATTCAGTCAGTTTGATATACACCATCTTTCAAGCACCACTCTGGTATGTAGGCAGAAGTCATCTGCTTGGTAGGAAGCCAATTTAGAGTACTAAAGTCATCTCCAACACTTAAACATAGTACATAACaattccatatttttttttttccacttaacaGCAAAGGTGCGATACTTTCTTCAACATCACAGATACCACAGAGGGAGGGTTTCTCCATCTTTAGTGCAAGACAAACACAGTTTCCCATGGAAGGAAGCCTGTTGCAGAGGCAGGGGGATACTGGCAGAGGTACTAATGTTAAGTTGTAAATGCCAGAAGTGAGGGGGCAGGACAAAATTATGGAAGCATAACTGCAGAACCCTTCATGTTTGAAAGTCACCTAGTCCAATCTCCTGCTCAAACCAAGCTCAACATCAGATTTGGACCAGGCTGCTTAAGGCTTCAGCCAGTCAGGTCTTGCAGACTCCCAAAGAGAGATTTCACatcttctctgggcaatctgcTCTAATGCTTAATGAGCCTCCCAGTGCAAAGTTTTAGTTATATCCAGTCAGAACCTGAAGTTTATGACCATTGTCTCTCTTGACTGAGTAGAACACCAAGAGAATGGGCCTGGCTCTCATAACCTCCAAAAAGTAACACAGGATTTCTAATAAGTCCCCCCAAAGCCACCACTTCTCTGGCTAAACAAGCCCAGTTCATTCAGACTCTCCTCACAAGTCACAGGCTGTGACCACATTGGTGGCCTCCACTGAACTTTGTCAAATAAATTAACATCTTTCTTGCACTAAGAAGCCCAAAGTCAGACACAGTCAAATGTGTAAATATCCATCTACATCCTCATCCTCTCCTGAATGTgtaatatgtatgtattttcctcaccatttaatttaaaaattataaaacccaagaaaaagtCTCAGACACTGAACCATATATTTTCTTACCTTTAAAGAACAAAGAAggctgtaagaaaaataattgggtttaatttaatttaggaCAATAAAAAGAATTACTGCCTGATTGTAAGTAGGAGTCAAAGCTTGTTAATCATGTATAACTCTTTTCTAGGATGCATTCACTTCCACAACACAAGACTAGAACTGTCTTCTGGGCACGTTTGCAATCTTTGCATACATTGGGCCTTTACCCATACAACAGAATTGTTAATGGCCAATAGCAGCAGAAGACCTGAAGGGCACTTCAAGCAGGTCTCCAAGAGATCAGATTCCTCTGTAGTGGGAAGGGACTGTGCACTGCAGATCCCTTAAAACAATATTGATGTGAAAAAGCATAACTAGTGTACCATAGTGGCACTTTAAAATCTGGATGCTCAGAATTTCACAATTCATGCTAAACTGGAGTTAACAGAAGATGGATCCTGAAGCTTTTTAATATGTATAGGCAAGCTGCTACTCCCCTGCAGCAGAGCTTACCTACATGTTTCAGATGTTGAATGCCTTTTGAAAGAGTCCAGACTACTTGAATGCCAGTTCAGCATACTAATCTGTAGAAGCCTATCCAAGACCTTTCATCCTAAAGCCAAGAAAAGCAACAGTCAAAAACCTTGAATGGTTTTATTCCCCACTAGGAGAAAAGCCTGACAACAAGTTAAAAACCTCACTTCACCCAAATAACAGGAGAtctggaaacagaagaaaaacgcGACCAAAGACCCTTCATTTTCACGAAATTCTGCAGCCAACAGCTATTCCTGTCATTTTTGTCCCTGCGGAATATCCTGTTCAGTAACCCATCACCTCTAATGGCTCTCACCTTTCCTTGTTCTTCTGGCTGAAGTTATAACCATAAAGTATCAGAGATAAGGAAAACCTTGTTAATCCTAATAACATAACACAGACTTTATAAGGGCAGAAATTTATCTGTTCAAAGAAAAGATACAAAAGCAGTTCCTGAACATCATAACCACTACCAACTGTCAGACAGCTGCATAATTATATGCCATTATTGGTCATCTATGCACCTCTCCCAAATTCTcaaaaaataatccaaagtTATTTAGATAGCTACCAGTACCCTGCACATGTAAGTTTCTTGCTACGAAGCACATGAAAGAAACAGTCTGAATCTTTCACTTAACAGATTTTTGGTGTATACTTTTTGACTCACTTTGCTGTCAAGTAGCACCactactatttaaaaaaaaaaagcatattttaaaatttaaacagcAATTTATCCTCTGAATGTGTCATCCTCTAAAATCTGGTAGAAACAAGAATTGGGACAGAACAGAATTTTGAGAACACTGCTTTGGAAACAATTGATCTTCAAGCAGAAAGCTTATTACAGTAACAGTTAAGAAGATCATAAACCTACACTAAAGACGACCAAGTTAAATGAGAACACTATCACAGGACAAACACAAAGGTAGCTAGTTTTCCCTAACTAGAGAATCTTTATGTTACTCAATACTGGTCAAATCAGGAgtcaaaaaaaatccctattttAGTactcactttttaaattttgaagtgtttttcaagaaattacttttaaagtCAAAGAACAAGAAACATAACACCACAATATATCATTACTTATTAGTGTTCAATACTGCTGTAACATGAAAGTGTCAGAAAAACTGCTACTTGTTTCAAAGGGCCTTGTGGGGTAGATGGGTCtaaactgaaaaacatcagCACATTTAGCCAGTAATAAAAACTTCACAGTAGTGGTTCCTGTTATCTCCTTAGAGCCA is a genomic window containing:
- the REEP3 gene encoding receptor expression-enhancing protein 3 isoform X2, producing the protein MLYPAYYSYKAVKTKNVKEYVRWMMYWIVFALYTVTETITDLTVSWFPLYYELKIAFVIWLLSPYTRGASLIYRKFLHPLLSSKEREIDEYIVQAKERGYETMVNFGRQGLNLAATAAVTAAVKSQGAITEKLRSFSMHDLTTIQGDEPVGQRPYQTLPEAKKKTRASASESSGYKTPLEKNPGDDKTDEEMEGTHSEDEMFAQRGLRRTQSMKSVKTIKGRKEIRYGSLKYRVKKRPAVYF